The Deinococcus taeanensis genomic interval GAATCCGAGCACCGCCACGGTGAGGTGCGATTTGGTCCGCAGGCACCGCTTGAAGTCCCGTTCAAGCTGCTCCATGCCGTAAGCCAGGGACTTTGCACCACCCTTCTCGCTCTCTCCGCTGGTCTCCTCCTGCTGTGCTGTGACTGTGCGCGCGGCGGCCGCCCGCTGACGCTCGGTCCGCTCCCAGAAGTACCGTTCTACGCTGTGGCGAACCTCTCCTAACGCCAATTCCAGTCGGTGCGATTCTGTCAGCTGCTCAAGCTGTAATTCAACCAGCCGCTTGTATTGCTCGACGGCAAGGGCGTGATCGGCCTGGACTTCCGCGAGGCGCGCCCACAGACGTTGCTGCTCAACACGGGGTAAGGAGTGTGCGCTGTCAACGTCGCTCAAGTCAGTCAGCGCCTGACGGGCGGCCGGTGGGTTGCCTTGGCTGAGATGCAGTTCAGCGAGCTGCAGCAGCACCTGTCCCTTCAGCTGAGGAGTGTCATTGAGGGTCTGCATCGCCAGACACCGCTTGAGGGTAGTCTCTGCGGCTGCTGGGTTCTGTAAGAGAGCGTGGGCTTCGGCTGTCAGGGCAAGGGCACGGATCTCGTTCGCTGGATCCTGCTGTTCCTCGGCGAGCTCGGAAGCGCGGTTCAGGAACGGCAGGGCACGCTGCGCCTGATCCTGCCGCATAAACACTTCCCCCAGGCCTGTCAGGGCCTGCATATGACAGCGCTGGTCGGCCCGGATCGACTCGCGCGCCGCCGCATGGTAAGAAACCCGGGCCTCGTCGAGCTGACCAGCGCGGTGTTGGGCCAGGGCCAGGGCCAGCAGGAGGCCTGCGTGGCGTGGATCAGCTGGCGTCTCCGTGCCAAGGTGAAGGGCACGTGTCACTGCCGCAGCGGCTTCCGTGGGGCGGCCGAGACTGAGCAACATGGCACTGATCTGCGCCAGAAGCTGTTCTTCTACGGCAGGCATATCTGAAACCCTGGCCACTTCGGCCGCGCACTGTAGTGCTCTCAGCTCTTCAGCAGGTTGACCAGCAAGCAGTTGCGCTTCACGTTGAAGGGCACGCATTTCTCCCTCTGCGTCCATCGCTGTCTGGTAGTGATGGGCCGCGGACCGGGCGTATGCGACCGCCTCGCTGCCTGTCAGGGCGGCGGCCAGCGCCTCTTCAGCCTGAGCGAGTTCCGCTGGATCATGGTGAACAGCCGCTTGATCGCGCCTGAGCAGTAGGTCGTCAAGGGCAGGATCAGGAGAACTGGCTGGTGGAGGCTGACGACTGTCCTCCAGAGGCTCTCCTTGTGCTGATCTGGCCAAGTTCGTCATATCCGGAAGTTCCTCATTCACTGCTGGTGCGCTCCTTATGCTCAGGCCAAAAGGGCGTGAAAGGCGGTGTCTGGTGGAGAAGGCTGGCCACTGGATCTGTCGAACCTGAGCATAAGGCATAGGCCCTCCTCGCTGAATTGATAGAGAAGCTTTGGATCGAACGTGAAGTGATCATCCCTTTTGAATGAAGAGTTCCCTAAACACGCTGAGAGAACTTTGGAAAGGAAACGCTGAGTGACAGTTGGACGCCCGTCAAAAGGACGTTCCGCCAGTGTTGCCGTAGCTCACGACAATTGGGAGAATCCAGGCGACCGGCAGGCCCGCAAAGAGCAAAAAATTGCGGCCTCTCAACCCACCAGATCAGAAATTAAAGCCTCCGTTCAGATTCGAGCCTCTGGTGGATCAGGACCTGACAGTTTGGGGAAAATGGCGTCCAGGACGCAAAAGGTAA includes:
- a CDS encoding tetratricopeptide repeat protein, with amino-acid sequence MNEELPDMTNLARSAQGEPLEDSRQPPPASSPDPALDDLLLRRDQAAVHHDPAELAQAEEALAAALTGSEAVAYARSAAHHYQTAMDAEGEMRALQREAQLLAGQPAEELRALQCAAEVARVSDMPAVEEQLLAQISAMLLSLGRPTEAAAAVTRALHLGTETPADPRHAGLLLALALAQHRAGQLDEARVSYHAAARESIRADQRCHMQALTGLGEVFMRQDQAQRALPFLNRASELAEEQQDPANEIRALALTAEAHALLQNPAAAETTLKRCLAMQTLNDTPQLKGQVLLQLAELHLSQGNPPAARQALTDLSDVDSAHSLPRVEQQRLWARLAEVQADHALAVEQYKRLVELQLEQLTESHRLELALGEVRHSVERYFWERTERQRAAAARTVTAQQEETSGESEKGGAKSLAYGMEQLERDFKRCLRTKSHLTVAVLGFIQDLSEDGVGDMQAMTQILRECVRDTDTIAQFERYKLLVIFPDTHGPGARQVLQRFLDRAAQRGLDHQDQLAAGVCARGFVQGARLLLDAAHEQFYRASRLAGQHISLAE